In Arachis hypogaea cultivar Tifrunner chromosome 17, arahy.Tifrunner.gnm2.J5K5, whole genome shotgun sequence, a single window of DNA contains:
- the LOC112766778 gene encoding uncharacterized protein encodes MRTHFQLKYLVKRKGYFYHLSDSMFVKSAFYGFKSWFLSVDVSPLSNRGQNDCSSDSHNQLVLLGNSDNALTGLINDETEEHDFVNASDKAVKDDNIVCEDEMSKSVSSAKEKQMSTRKEDDTVEYDASVFRPGNDTVQREIEVMADPSLNATKEVIIESEVLKEHQHNEFNDNNTTIGIGTESMKEATEPLRATNKKKKSKRSLIHDADIMEKKGKKRSSNSHETRLTSFRKDAEAYPSNIRGGVEEEIYEDGIVSKDNSMSKPTLEKMEIGTDASLEGIPSKVKKSEKHNCSDVETKLQPSGAKEPKEPKQLNEDNLNIVLDQCNESEVGLTDRAEGRREVLQDDPKPMQLEECTPSEQNNNTEANIKESNVTPKAVYMNEMGEPVKSEKKKRRKRKDMDLDERTTTKEECTPSEQNNTDANVGELNVTSKVAVSKVVVVGLSAVEKSEKKRQTRKR; translated from the exons ATGAGGACACACTTCCAGCTCAAATATCTG GTAAAGCGCAAAGGGTACTTTTATCACCTATCTGATTCCATGTTTGTAAAAAGTGCCTTCTATGGTTTCAAGAGCTGGTTTCTTAGTGTGGATGTTTCTCCATTGAGCAATCGTGGTCAAAATGATTGTTCTTCTGATTCTCATAACCAGCTGGTACTTCTTGGAAATTCAGATAATGCCTTGACTGGTTTGATCAATGATGAGACAGAAGAACATGATTTTGTGAATGCATCTGATAAAGCTGTTAAGGATGATAACATCGTTTGCGAAGATGAAATGTCAAAATCTGTGTCTAGTGCAAAGGAAAAACAGATGAGTACAAGGAAAGAAGATGATACTGTGGAATATGATGCTTCTGTTTTTAGGCCAGGTAATGATACTGTTCAAAGGGAGATTGAGGTTATGGCAGACCCTTCATTAAATGCAACTAAAGAAGTAATCATTGAAAGTGAAGTTCTAAAGGAGCATCAGCACAATGAATTCAATGATAATAACACGACAATTGGCATTGGTACTGAGTCAATGAAAGAGGCTACTGAACCTTTACGTGCtacaaataagaagaagaaaagtaaGAGATCTTTGATTCATGATGCTGATATTAtggagaagaaagggaagaagagatcATCAAATTCTCATGAGACACGTTTGACTTCATTCAGGAAAGATGCAGAAGCATATCCTTCCAACATTCGAGGGGGTGTTGAAGAGGAAATTTATGAAGATGGTATAGTCTCTAAAG ATAACAGCATGAGCAAACCTACGCTTGAAAAAATGGAGATTGGAACTGATGCATCCTTAGAAGGCATTCCATCTAAAGTAAAGAAGTCAGAAAAACACAACTGTTCTGATGTTGAAACAAAATTACAACCTTCGGGTGCAAAGGAGCCAAAGGAACCCAAGCAGTTGAATGAAGATAATTTGAATATTGTTCTTGACCAGTGCAATGAAAGTGAGGTTGGTCTGACTGATAGAGCTGAAGGAAGAAGAGAAGTATTACAAGATGATCCTAAGCCAATGCAGTTGGAAGAATGCACACCATCTGAACAGAATAATAACACTGAAGCAAATATCAAGGAATCAAATGTGACTCCGAAAGCTGTTTATATGAATGAGATGGGTGAACCTGTAAAATctgagaaaaagaagagaaggaagagaaaAGATATGGATTTGGACgaaagaacaactacaaaagaaGAGTGCACACCATCTGAACAGAATAATACAGATGCAAATGTCGGTGAATTAAATGTGACTTCAAAAGTTGCTGTTTCAAAAGTTGTTGTGGTTGGACTCAGTGCAGTAGAAAAATCAGAGAAGAAAAGACAGACAAGAAAAAGATAA